A DNA window from Bdellovibrio sp. BCCA contains the following coding sequences:
- a CDS encoding Dps family protein, whose translation MNMNSTRTVQTLSKTLSEEYVLMLKTQNFHWNVEGPLFFSLHNLFESQYKSLGENADTVAETIRAYGAKAPGSFRDFLKTALIDEAPSDVITAHQMIEILNKDHLAMAARLKEHHEEAEKSGDTHAVVVYEDLISFHEKAAWMIRSHRA comes from the coding sequence ATGAACATGAACTCGACCAGAACAGTGCAGACGTTGTCGAAAACTCTTTCCGAAGAATACGTTTTGATGTTGAAGACACAAAACTTTCATTGGAACGTGGAAGGACCTTTGTTCTTTTCTTTACATAACCTGTTTGAGTCTCAATACAAGAGTCTAGGAGAGAATGCCGATACCGTCGCGGAAACCATTCGTGCGTACGGAGCTAAAGCCCCGGGAAGTTTTCGTGATTTTTTAAAGACCGCTCTGATCGATGAAGCGCCATCTGACGTTATTACCGCTCACCAAATGATTGAGATTTTAAACAAGGATCATTTGGCCATGGCCGCACGTCTTAAAGAGCATCATGAAGAAGCGGAGAAGTCAGGCGACACACATGCCGTTGTCGTCTACGAGGATCTGATCTCTTTTCATGAGAAAGCCGCGTGGATGATTCGTAGCCATAGGGCATAA
- a CDS encoding fumarylacetoacetate hydrolase family protein: MKLGSLKSPQSLDGELCVVSRDLKTAVKATHISANLREALEHWKEKEASLQKLYTDLNEGKAANAFPVDEKNFHSALPRTWLFADGSAFIYHIKLVRMARKAPLPETLETVPLMYQGECGQFLAPTEDIPQRDFSHGTDFEGEVGVVTDFVPMGVTPEEALKYIRLFVLINDVSLRGLIPEELAQGFGFFQSKPASALSPFAVTADELGEAWKGGRIHLPLEVNYNGQFFGKANAGAMHFHFGQLIAHAAKTRNLAAGSVIGSGTVSNESHDKGSSCLAEKRMIEQIETGSIKTPFMKSGDTVEMQMLNEKGQSIFGKISQKVKAV, encoded by the coding sequence GTGAAACTAGGTTCTTTAAAATCCCCGCAAAGTTTAGACGGGGAGCTTTGTGTGGTCAGCCGTGATTTAAAAACGGCTGTCAAAGCGACGCACATTTCTGCAAATTTGCGCGAGGCTTTGGAGCATTGGAAAGAAAAAGAAGCTTCTTTGCAAAAGCTCTACACAGATCTGAATGAGGGAAAAGCGGCGAATGCTTTTCCTGTTGATGAAAAAAACTTTCACTCAGCACTTCCGCGCACGTGGCTTTTTGCTGATGGTTCGGCTTTCATCTATCATATCAAACTTGTACGTATGGCTCGTAAAGCTCCACTTCCAGAGACATTGGAAACAGTGCCTTTGATGTATCAAGGTGAGTGTGGTCAATTCCTGGCGCCGACGGAAGATATTCCGCAAAGGGATTTCTCTCACGGAACAGACTTCGAAGGTGAAGTGGGAGTAGTGACTGATTTTGTTCCGATGGGTGTAACGCCAGAGGAAGCTCTTAAGTACATTCGTTTGTTTGTGCTCATTAACGACGTTTCATTGCGCGGTTTGATTCCTGAAGAATTGGCGCAAGGTTTTGGTTTCTTCCAAAGTAAACCAGCTTCAGCACTTTCTCCATTTGCAGTCACGGCTGATGAGCTAGGCGAAGCCTGGAAGGGCGGACGTATTCACTTGCCACTGGAAGTGAATTACAACGGTCAATTCTTTGGTAAAGCCAACGCAGGTGCAATGCACTTTCACTTTGGTCAGTTGATTGCTCATGCGGCGAAGACAAGAAATTTAGCAGCTGGCTCTGTGATCGGAAGTGGAACTGTTTCCAATGAAAGTCATGACAAGGGTTCAAGCTGCTTAGCTGAAAAACGTATGATTGAACAAATTGAAACGGGATCTATCAAAACCCCGTTCATGAAGTCCGGTGATACGGTGGAAATGCAAATGCTCAATGAAAAAGGACAGAGCATTTTTGGAAAGATCTCTCAAAAAGTAAAGGCCGTTTAA
- a CDS encoding superoxide dismutase family protein — MKNLILATFVTVALSACAQFHKKSENGTAPSQTTTTPTATPVAATKAQAVLKPSINSKVKGIVHFSEDGDAVKIETMVEGLKPGPHGFHIHEVGDCSKADFSSAGGHFNPGHGSHGSLDSKDAKKRHAGDLGNLMADTKGKANAIIIVDGLTVKPGPHSILGKAIIIHNDKDDLKSQPAGNSGPRAACGVIEAL; from the coding sequence ATGAAGAATCTGATTCTTGCCACCTTTGTCACAGTGGCTTTAAGTGCGTGTGCTCAGTTCCATAAAAAATCAGAAAATGGTACAGCACCTTCTCAAACAACCACGACGCCTACTGCAACTCCTGTTGCAGCAACAAAAGCTCAAGCTGTTCTTAAGCCTTCCATCAACTCGAAGGTAAAAGGTATTGTGCACTTTAGCGAAGACGGCGACGCCGTAAAAATTGAAACGATGGTGGAAGGTCTGAAACCAGGACCTCACGGCTTTCACATTCATGAAGTCGGAGATTGCTCTAAAGCAGATTTTTCTTCTGCAGGCGGACACTTTAATCCAGGCCACGGCAGTCACGGTTCTTTAGATTCTAAAGACGCAAAAAAACGTCATGCCGGAGATTTAGGAAATCTTATGGCCGATACGAAAGGCAAAGCCAACGCCATAATTATTGTCGATGGTCTTACAGTAAAACCAGGACCTCACAGTATCTTGGGAAAAGCCATTATCATTCACAATGACAAAGATGATTTGAAATCACAACCAGCTGGAAACTCCGGCCCCCGCGCCGCTTGCGGAGTGATCGAAGCTTTATAG